The sequence CTTAACCACCAGATTACTCCTATAGTATATGAACACGGAGGTGTTGGAGCCAGCGGTGATTTGGTTCAACTGGCTCATTTATCACTGTGCCTTATCGGAGAAGGAAAAGTACATTATAAAGGAGAAATTCTTCCTGCATACCAGGTTTTTCAACAATTACAGCTAAAACCACTTTCTATTCATATAAGAGAAGGATTAGCCATCATGAATGGGACCTCTTTCATGACAGGCATTGCACTAATCAATCTTATTCAGGCAAAAAAAGTACTTCACTGGGCTGTTATTGCCACCTCATTAATTACAGAAATTACAGAATCCTATGACGACTTCTTTTCTGTAGAGTTAAATGAAGTAAAATGGCACAAAGGCCAAAACAATATTGCAAAAAAGATACGAGAACAGGTAGCAGGTAGCCAACTGGTAAAATCACGTATCCAACATCTTTACAAAAAAGTTGATGATCCTGTATTTGAAGAGAAAGTACAGGAATATTATTCCATTCGTTGCGTCCCTCAGATTCTGGGACCAATAGAAGATACTCTTGAACTGGCAGAAAAGATTGTGGTAGAAGAGTTAAACTCCGTAAATGATAATCCAATTGTCAATCATGAAGTAGAGAATGTGTTTCATGGAGGCAACTTCCATGGTGATTATGTAGCACTGGAGATGGATAAAGTAAAGATTTCTATTGCAAAACTAGCGATGTTATCTGAACGTCAGTTAAACTACCTGATGAACCACAAGATCAATGAAAAACTTCCACCTTTTTTGAACAAAGGAGTATTGGGATTGAATTTTGGTTTTCAGGGTGTGCAATTTACAGCTACTTCTACAACCGCAGAAGCTCAGACATTATCATATCCGATGTATTTGCATAGTATTCCCAATAACAATGACAATCAGGACATTGTCAGTATGGGGACTAATGCGGCTTTGATTTGTAATAAAGTAATCGATAATGCATCTCAGGTTCTGGCAATTGAGCTCATGGCACTGGTTCAAGCTATTGATATACTGAATATAAAAGACAAACTTTCCAAGGCCAATCAGCAAGTTATTGATCAGCTACAACAGACATTTCTGGCTTTTACAGATGATCAGCCACAGTATGAGAAGATACAACAGATAAAAGATTTGTGCTTTATCAATACAGGATTTTAACAATCTATACATTAGCAGGTATCAGAAGAGTACAATTTATGTACATTTATACTAATTTTGTCTGTGTACTATATGTACCTATATTGATTTTCAGCAATTAATAAATTTAGTCTATTTTAAATGAAATATGCATTAGTAACAGGAGGAGCAAGAGGAATTGGCAGGGCAATTGCTGTAAAACTAGCAAAAGATGGTTTTTTCGTTATTCTGAACTACCTGTCTAATGATCTGGAGGCAGAAAAAACATTGGCACAAATTCAGGAGGAAGGAGGACAGGGACAATTATTAAAATTTGATGTATCAGATCGCCATCAGGTAGACACTATATTAGGGGGGTGGATTGAAGCGAATAAAGATAAAACCATTGAAGTTCTAATCAACAATGCAGGAATCCGGAAAGACACACTGATGTTATGGATGGAACCAAAGGATTGGGATTCTGTTTTAAATATTAGCTTGGGAGGGTTCTATAATGTTACTAAACAGGCACTTAACCCTATGTTGGTAAAAAAGTTTGGTCGAATTATAAACATTGTTTCATTATCCGGGTTAAAAGGAGTACCAGGCCAAACCAATTATTCTGCAGCAAAGGCAGGTGTAATTGGCGCCACCAAAGCGCTGGCTCAGGAAGTAGGAAGACGAGGTATTACTGTCAACGCAGTAGCTCCGGGATTTATTACTACTGAGATGACAGCAGATATGAATGAAAAGGAGATAAAAGCCCTGATTCCAGTAAATCGATTTGGAAAACCCGAAGAAGTTGCCGAATTAGTTTCGTTCCTTGCTTCAGAAAACTCATCGTATATTACAGGTGAGGTTATTTCAATCAATGGCGGACTATATTCATAATTTGTTTTGACTATGCTCAACAGAGTTGTAATAACAGGTATAGGTATTTATTCGTGTTTAGGAACAAACCTGGATGAAGTAAGAGATTCGTTGTATCAGGGAAAATCCGGAATTGTCTATGATGAACCTCGTAAGGCACTAGGTTTCAGATCAGCTCTAACCGGCATAGTAAAGCAACCGAATCTGAAAGGTATTCTGGACAGACGTACACGGATAAGTATGGCTGAACAGGTAGAATATGCCTATCTTGCTACTCAGGAAGCTTTGCAGGTAGCTCACATAGATGAACAATATCTGGAAGATCATGAGATTGGAATATTATATGGCAATGATAGCTCAGCAAAAGCGGTCATTGAAGCAACAGATATTGCACGTCAGAAGAGAGACAACACCTTAGTAGGATCAGGCAGTATATTTCAGTCTATGAATAGTACGGTTACTATGAACCTTTCAACTATTTACAAATTGAAAGGTATTAATATGTCCGTTAGTGCCGCTTGTGCGAGTGGTTCTCATTCTATCGGGATGGCCTACTTTCTGATCAAACATGGATATCAGGATTGTATTATTAGTGGCGGAGCTCAGGAAATTAATGAGTATGTGATGGGTAGCTTTGATGGATTAAGTGCATTTTCAATCCGGGAATCTGAACCGACCAAAGCATCTCGTCCGTTTGATAAAGACCGGGATGGACTGATTCCCAGTGGTGGTGCAGCCACTGTTATTCTGGAAAGTTATGAGTCTGCCAAACGACGTAATGCTCCTATTCTTGCAGAAATCATAGGATATGGATTTTCATCCAGTGGCAATCATATCATTCAGCCCAATGTAGAAGGTCCGGCTCGTTCATTGCGTAATGTGCTAAAAGATGCAGGAATACAAGCAGATGAGATAGACTATATCAATGCGCATGCTACCTCCACTCCTGTAGGAGATGCCTGTGAAGCACAGGCAATTCATGAAGTTTTTGGAAATTCACGTCCTCTGGTAAGTTCTACCAAGTCAATGACAGGGCACGAGTGCTGGATGGCAGGAGCAAGTGAGATTATTTACTCGATGCTGATGATGCAAAACTCGTTCGTTGCACCTAATATTAACTTCGAGAACCCTGATGAATATTCAGCACCTTTAAATATTGCAACCACCACTGTTGATAAAAACATCAATACTTTCTTGTCCAACTCGTTTGGATTTGGAGGAACCAATTCGTCTATCATCGTAAGAAAAATTAGCTAACATCACTAAAAGTTTAAACAGTATGTATACCGAAGAAATAGTACAGAAGGTTAATGAATTTCTGATTGAAGAATTTGAAGTAGATGCAGATAAAATAAAACCAGAAGCTGTACTGAAAGAAACCCTCGAATTAGATAGCCTGGATTATGTGGATCTAGTCGTTGTGATTGAGAGCAACTTTGGCTTTAAAGTTAAAAGCGAAGATTTTGCAGGTATCACTACCTTTGAAGACTTCTATAACTATATCACTCAACGAGTAGAGCACCAACTGCAAGAGAAATAATGAGTGTATGGAGTGGACAATCCAAGGGAACAGTCCTAGGGTATAAGATATTTGTGTTTATTCTTTCATACCTGGGACTTTTACCGGCTTACTTCATTCTCTACTTTGTAGCACTTTACTATTTTCTGTTTTCCAATCACAGTAGCAAGGTTATTTACTCATACTTACATGACAGATTAAAGTTTTCAAAAACGGCTTCACTAGTAGGTATTTACAGAAATTACTTTGTGTTTGGACAATCACTTATTGACCGGGTAGCTGTCCTGGCAGGATATAGTCGTTTTCACTATCATTTTGATGGAGAACAATACCTGGAACAAATGTGCCTGTCCGGAAGTGGTGGAATTCTTATCAGTGCGCACCTTGGTAACTGGGAAATTGCAGGACATCTGCTACAAAAGTTTTCCTGTACTATTAATATTGTCATGTATGATGGAGAACATCAGAAGATCAAATCTTATCTGGAAAGTGTCAAAGGGAGTAGTAGGATTAGGATTATAGCTATCAAAGAAGATCTTTCCCATATATACCAGATCAATGAAGCTCTGGAAAGAAAAGAACTATTGTGTATACATGGAGATAGATTTACTACTGGAGCCAGAACCATTTCTGTGCAATTTCTGGGTAAAGAAGCATTATTTCCGATAGGCCCCTATCAGCTGGCAGCACGATATAATGTTCCTGTTTCCTTTGTTTTTTCAACAAAGCAAAGATGGAACAAATACCATCTGAAAGCATCTGAACCCATATACATCCCATCACCCAGAACTAGTAACCACACCGAGCAACTCACTCATTCGGTACATGAGTACATCAGACAGATAGAGAAGACAATTCGTTTGTATCCTTATCAGTGGTTTAATTATTATGATTTTTGGAAAGTAGACCTCTCATGAATATTCAGAATCCAGACACCTTTTCATCGCTTTCATTCTATAAGAAAGAAAAATTATCTGCAATTGATGCCAAACATGAGGCACAAAAGATAGCATTTGGCCCAATGGTCTTTCAGGCAACAAAAGCATTGAGAGATCTGAAGATATTGGAAGCAATTGACAATAGCACAGATGGATTAACACTAACAGAGATTGCATCTGCTACTCAAATTTCAGCATATGGTGTACGAGTACTGATTGAAGCAGGTCTGGGTATAGGTTTGCTATTGTGGCAGGACGAAAAATATGTTCTGACCAAAACAGGATTCTTTATTTTACATGATCCTATGACAAGAGCTAACATGGATTTTGTCAATGATATAAACTATCAGGGATTCTTTCATCTTACAGAGTCTATTCAGGCTGGGAAACCTATAGGCCTGAAACACTTTGGAGAGCAATGGTCTACCATTTATCAGGCGTTGTCTTCCCTCCCACTACAGGCGAAAGAAAGTTGGTTTGCCTTTGATCATTTCTATTCAGACGATTCTTTTTCCAAAGTTCTACCTATTGTATTTAGCAATACACCATCTACTCTGCTGGATGTTGGAGGCAATACAGGTAAGTGGGCTCAGCAATGTATTGAGTTTAATAAAGATGTACAGGTTACTATCGCTGACTTGCCACAGCAGATCGCCATGGCAAAAGAGGCAATTAATCAACATCCTGATAAAGATAGGGTGTCCTTTTATCCTATCAATATTCTCCAACCAGAAACAACACTGCCTGCCGGATTTGATGCGATCTGGATGAGTCAGTTTCTGGATTGCTTTTCTGATGAAGAAATTACAGATATAGCTACCAAGGCCCATAAGGCATTAAAAGAGGATGGTACACTGTTTATCATGGAAACATTCTGGGATCGGCAAAAGTATCCTACATCAGCATTTTGCCTGCAACAGACCTCCCTGTATTTTACCTGTATGGCTAATGGCAATAGCCAGATGTATCGTTCGGATATATTTATTGCCTGTATTGAAAAAGCTGGCTTTACAATTATAGAACAAACCGATAATATTGGTATCAGTCATACATTATTACAATGCAGAAAGAAATAACATTACCTGTTAGTGATATTACACGCTTCATCCCTCAGCAGCATCCGATTGTCATGATAGATGAGTTGTATGAATCGGATGGACTCACTACAGTTACCAAGTTTCTGATTAAAGCAGATGGATTGTTTGTGGAGGATAATCAGTTGAAAGAACCAGGTCTTATTGAAAATATTGCTCAGACTGCTGCTGCAGGAATGGGCTATCAGTTTGTAAAACAAGGAGAGCCAATACCAGTAGGCTTTATTGGGGCTATCAAATATTTGCAAATAACCCGGCTTCCTAAAGTAGGTGATATAATCACTACTCAGGTCACTGTTCTGGATACTGTATTGGATATTACATTAATCAAAGGAGAAATTCAGCTGAATAATATATTCATTGCCAGCTGTGAAATGAAAATTGTTCTGAAAAAATAAGTTTGTATGCTTTCTTTTGAAACCGAAGTAGAGGTTAAGTTTAGCGAAGTAGACTCTCTTCATATTGTATGGCATGGGCATTATGTACGTTATTTTGAAGATGCGCGTGAAGGTTTTGGAAAAAAATATGGTCTGCATTATCTGGAAGTTTATCAAAAAGGATTTGTTATGCCTATTGTAAAGTTAAACTGCGATTACAAAAGACCCTTGGTATATGGAGATATTGCCCTTGTAAAGATTACCTATGTAGAAACAGAAGCCGCAAAAGTTATTTTTCAATACGAGATTAAAAAGAAGGATACTCAGGAGCTGATCGCCACCGGAGAAACCATCCAGGTATTTCTGGATACCAACCGAAATCTCTGCATCACCGTACCAGACTTCCTGGCTGACTGGAAAACCTACTATCAACTTAAATAAGAATTATTCCTACATATAATCTTTGTCATTATCTGACTCTTTATGCCTGCACCTGTTTACATCATTGGTGATAACATTATTACTCCTCTGGGAACAACCACAGAAGAGAATTTTGAGGCTATAAGCAATGGAGTCAGTGGAATTAGGAGGCATACCAATAATCCTATAGGTGATTTCTATGCATCCGTTCTGGACAAAGGTATGTTCTTACCTGGTGAGTCACTTACTCATCTGGAAAGTCTGTTTATCCGATCTATTCAGCAGGCCTGTCAATCAGCAGGTATTGATGCAACAGATTCGGACAATTTATATATTTTCTCTTCCACCAAAGGAAACATTGAGTTACTCCAAAAACAGGCAAACCTATCTGCATCCATACACCTGGATCAGATGGCAAAAGCTGTAACTACGCATTTACGTTATGCAGGTACACCCCTTATCGTTTCCAATGCCTGTATTTCGGGTGTACAAGCAATCGGGCTGGCTTATACTCTATTACAACAAGGAAAGTATAAACGGGCTATTGTAACAGGTGGAGATTTGTTTTCGTTCTTTGTCTTGGCTGGTTTCTATTCTTTGCAGGCAATCAGTCCCTTTCCTTGTACGCCATTTGATAAAAAGAGAGCAGGCATTTCTCTGGGAGAAGGATGTGGAACAATAATCCTTACACGGGAACCTAATCCCACATCTATTCAGATTACAACGGTAGCATCATCCAATGATGCCAATCATATTTCCGGTCCTTCACGTACTGGTGACGGACTAGCATTAGCCATTCAATCTGTTTTACAGACAGCAGGTAAAGAACCGAAAACCATCCAATTTGTCAATGCGCATGGTACTGGAACCATCTACAATGATGAAATGGAGTCACTGGCGTTTCAACGCTGTGGACTTGCACAAATACCTGTAAATAGCCTCAAAGGCTATATCGGACATACATTGGGAGCAGCGGGCATTATAGAAACCATTCTGACAGCACGCAGCCTGCAACGTAACCAATTACTCACTTCGGCTGGATTCCAAGAAACAGGTACCAGTGTTCCGTTGCCAGTGATTACAGAAAATCACACAGGAAACTATACCTGTGCACTAAAAACAGCATCAGGGTTTGGAGGAGGTAATGCGGTTTTACTTCTGGAAAAACAAGTATCATCCTAATCAAAAATTATATTTGCACCTGTTTGTGAAATGGATCTCTTTGTAACCAAATACTGTCGCCTGTCATCCAAAGGAATTAATACCCATAAAGGGGTTGTTAATTTGCCTTTGAATGATATGGTGTATGATCCACAAGCACTCTATACTCTATTACAACTAAGCTATCCTAAGTTTTTTAAAATGGATACCTTATGTAAGTATGGTATTCTGGCGGGTGAATGTCTATTTGAAGGAAATCCGCTTTCGTATACGTCATCAGAGATTGGGATTATTCTTTCCGGCCAACATGGATCTCTGGATACAGACGAACAGTTTCAAACCACTTTAGAAACAGATAATTTTTTCCCAAGTCCTGCTCTGTTTGTATATACCCTATCTAATATCGTAATGGGTGAACTATGTATTCGCCACAAAATCAAAGGAGAAAATCTCTTTACTGTATCGGCAACACCAGATTATGATTTACTTTGCCAATACACAACAGCACTGTTTCTTCAGAAGAGGATCAATGCCTGTTTGGTAGGCTGGGTAGATTATTACCAAAAACAACCCGATATTTTGCTGGTGTGGGTGGAAACTACATCAGATATTAATGCTTTACTGTTTAATCACAATACATTAACTAGTTTATATATATGAATACCTTAATTGAAGAGTTAAAGAATGATATTATTGAACAGTTGAATCTACAGGATATGACTCCTGCCGACATTGATGAAAATGCTCCTTTGTTTGGAGAGGGTTTGGGACTGGATTCAATTGATGCATTGGAACTAATCGTGCTGCTACAGAAGAAATACAAAACGAAAGTTAACAATGCAGATGAAGGCAAAGAAGTTTTCAAATCGGTACGTAGTATAGCCGAATTCATTCAATCCAAACAGACAGCAAATTCATAACGGATGGAAGTTTTTGTATCAGGTATCGGAATGGTTTCTGCCATAGGAATGAATATTCCCGAAACACTACAATCACTTTATCAATCACAAAGTGGAATTGGAGCTATTTCTATCCTGGATACACATCTGGCTGATACACTTTCTGCTGGCGAAATCAAATATACAGATCAGCAGTTGAAGAATCAGCTAAACAATACTTCCTCAAAAAGAACATATTCCCGAACAACATTGCTTGCCATACAGGCCATGCAGGAAGCAACACAAATGGCAGAGCTAGGTTCTATCGAACGTAGGCAGGCGGCACTGATTTCAGCTACAAGCATTGGAGGTATGGATAAAGGGGAAATCTTCTATGCAGATTTTCTCAAGAATCCGGAAAAGGCCAATTACCGTTATGCTCGTGTACATGATTGTGGAAGTATTACGGAAGAGCTAGCTGAACTGGCAGGCATTCAGTCGTATATAGCAACCAGTAGTACAGCCTGTTCATCAGCAGCCAATGCCATTATACATGCTATACGTTTAATTCAGCATGGCATGTATGACATTGTGATTGCAGGAGGAACCGATGCTCTTTGTAATTTCACCCTCAATGGCTTTCACTCCCTGATGATATTATCAGATGAACCTTGCCGACCTTTTGATAAAAACCGTAAGGGACTTAACCTAGGCGAAGGAGCTGCATTTCTGGTGCTGGAATCTAAGCGTTCGTTAACAAAATCCGGACGCAAGCCACTATGCCAGATCACTGGTTATGCTAATACCTGCGAGGCTTATCACCAGACAGCTTCTGCACCTGATGGTTCAGGAGCTTATTCCGCCATGGTACAGGCCTTGCAACGGAGTAAACTTACACCAGCAGATATTAGTTATATCAACACACATGGTACAGCCACTCCTACCAATGATCTTTCAGAAGGTAGAGCTATTGAAAAGCTATTTGGTGAAAATGCACCTCCATTCAGTTCAACCAAAGCCCTGACAGGTCATACATTAGCAGCTGCTGGGGGTCTTGAAGCAGTTTTATCCATTTTATCGATCAACTATGGCCTCATCTATCCTAATCTGAACTTTTCAGATCCAATGGATGAACTAACGATCAAACCTGAAGTTAAATTAGGTTCTTCTCAGGCTATAAAGCATGTGCTTTCCAATTCGTTTGGATTTGGGGGCAATAATTCTTCTCTTGTATTTTCCAGATGTTAAATGCGTTAACTATCCGGACAGACTTGATACTACATGAGCAAAATCTATATTAATGGCCTTTCCTGTATATCGCCACAACCTACCTTAGATACCAGATTTCTGACAGGTACAATTGTGGATTCTACTACACCCTATCTTCAATGTCAGGAGCCTGTATACAAGACTATTCTCTCTCCTACAGGGATCCGTCGTATGGGACGTTTACAGAAAATGTCACTGGTTACAGCCATCCATTGCCTTAAAGATGCAGGTATTGATATGCCTGACGCGATTGTAACAGGAACGGGACTAGGCTGTCTGGAAGATTCTGAACAGTTTCTCACTTCCATCATAGAAAATACAGAGCACGCTCCACTCTCACCCACCTCTTTTATTCAGTCTACTCATAATACGGTAAGTAGTCAGATTGCCATTCATTTAAAATGTACAGGTCCTAACTATACATACTCTCAGCGCCATTTCTCGTTTGAGTCTGCTTTGTTGGATAGTATACTGATGATAAAAGATCAGAGTTCTACAACTATTCTTCTCCACTCAGCAGATGAAATGACTCCTAACATTTATGAAATTATACATAGAATGAATATCTGGCCTGCACCTATTGGAGAAGGTGTAAGCAGTTTATTACTTTCATCACAACAGTCTTCTCACTCCTATGCAGCTATTGAGTTTATCAAACTGCACTATGGCAAGATGGATGCGACTTCAATACTTCACTGGATACAAGATTGTTTGGCGCTTCACGAAATAACTCCAGATTCCATAGATGTTGTTATTCAGGGTAATTACAGCGTTTCACTATCATCCTTGATACCTGATGCCACCTATGTTCAATACAAAAATTATATAGGTGAATACTTTACAGCTTCCGCGTTTGCCTATTGGCTAGGTGCATATAGCATAAAAAATCAACAGATTCCAGAACATTGCATCAAAACACAAGGCAAAGAAACTTCTGTCAGAACAGTATTGATTTATAATCAGATTGACCAGAAATACCATTCGCTAGCCTTATTGGTACAACCAGAGTCCACACAAGAATAAACTGAGGATGTAATAGATACCTGCTTATTTTATTTTTCAGACAGCCCAATACATTTATCTTTGCTATAAGAATTATCCTTCTTATTCGAATCTACTTGTCTGATAGCTATTTTCTTAGCTCCTTTGCCTTCTGATTATTTCATTTATGCTATTTCGGAAAGTTCAACTTGGGTATCTGATAGTGCTTGGCTGCATTCTTGGGTTATCCCTGTTCTATGACCTAAGAATATTATGGGCAGGAGTTGTAGTAAGTATATTTTATGTGGCAGTTATTATTTATGGATCTTTCAGAATGGATGCAGGTTTGTATGCAAAGGCAATATGCAAAGCTAATCATCCTTCCCATATTTTTACATTAAGCTTTGACGATGGACCAGATCCTATTTATACCTTACAAATTTTAGATATACTGGAAAAATACAAAGCTCGGGCTATTTTCTTTTGTATTGGACATAAAATAGAAAAGCATCCGAATATACTAAACGAGATCAAAAATAAAGGACATCTCATTGGAAATCACAGTTACAGCCATACAACAAGGCACGGCTTTTTGGGAGTAAAAGCTATAGAATCA is a genomic window of Xanthocytophaga agilis containing:
- a CDS encoding aromatic amino acid ammonia-lyase, giving the protein MLSIGKKLLELNDFVTHLSAQESVSIDENKLQDIRSNFSFLEKFAKDKVIYGINTGFGPMAQYKISDKDRVQLQYNLIRSHCSGTGALLPPLFVRAAMIARLNSLIQARSGIHEELILLLRDLLNHQITPIVYEHGGVGASGDLVQLAHLSLCLIGEGKVHYKGEILPAYQVFQQLQLKPLSIHIREGLAIMNGTSFMTGIALINLIQAKKVLHWAVIATSLITEITESYDDFFSVELNEVKWHKGQNNIAKKIREQVAGSQLVKSRIQHLYKKVDDPVFEEKVQEYYSIRCVPQILGPIEDTLELAEKIVVEELNSVNDNPIVNHEVENVFHGGNFHGDYVALEMDKVKISIAKLAMLSERQLNYLMNHKINEKLPPFLNKGVLGLNFGFQGVQFTATSTTAEAQTLSYPMYLHSIPNNNDNQDIVSMGTNAALICNKVIDNASQVLAIELMALVQAIDILNIKDKLSKANQQVIDQLQQTFLAFTDDQPQYEKIQQIKDLCFINTGF
- the fabG gene encoding 3-oxoacyl-ACP reductase FabG, producing MKYALVTGGARGIGRAIAVKLAKDGFFVILNYLSNDLEAEKTLAQIQEEGGQGQLLKFDVSDRHQVDTILGGWIEANKDKTIEVLINNAGIRKDTLMLWMEPKDWDSVLNISLGGFYNVTKQALNPMLVKKFGRIINIVSLSGLKGVPGQTNYSAAKAGVIGATKALAQEVGRRGITVNAVAPGFITTEMTADMNEKEIKALIPVNRFGKPEEVAELVSFLASENSSYITGEVISINGGLYS
- a CDS encoding beta-ketoacyl-[acyl-carrier-protein] synthase family protein, with amino-acid sequence MLNRVVITGIGIYSCLGTNLDEVRDSLYQGKSGIVYDEPRKALGFRSALTGIVKQPNLKGILDRRTRISMAEQVEYAYLATQEALQVAHIDEQYLEDHEIGILYGNDSSAKAVIEATDIARQKRDNTLVGSGSIFQSMNSTVTMNLSTIYKLKGINMSVSAACASGSHSIGMAYFLIKHGYQDCIISGGAQEINEYVMGSFDGLSAFSIRESEPTKASRPFDKDRDGLIPSGGAATVILESYESAKRRNAPILAEIIGYGFSSSGNHIIQPNVEGPARSLRNVLKDAGIQADEIDYINAHATSTPVGDACEAQAIHEVFGNSRPLVSSTKSMTGHECWMAGASEIIYSMLMMQNSFVAPNINFENPDEYSAPLNIATTTVDKNINTFLSNSFGFGGTNSSIIVRKIS
- a CDS encoding acyl carrier protein, coding for MYTEEIVQKVNEFLIEEFEVDADKIKPEAVLKETLELDSLDYVDLVVVIESNFGFKVKSEDFAGITTFEDFYNYITQRVEHQLQEK
- a CDS encoding lipid A biosynthesis acyltransferase, with the translated sequence MSVWSGQSKGTVLGYKIFVFILSYLGLLPAYFILYFVALYYFLFSNHSSKVIYSYLHDRLKFSKTASLVGIYRNYFVFGQSLIDRVAVLAGYSRFHYHFDGEQYLEQMCLSGSGGILISAHLGNWEIAGHLLQKFSCTINIVMYDGEHQKIKSYLESVKGSSRIRIIAIKEDLSHIYQINEALERKELLCIHGDRFTTGARTISVQFLGKEALFPIGPYQLAARYNVPVSFVFSTKQRWNKYHLKASEPIYIPSPRTSNHTEQLTHSVHEYIRQIEKTIRLYPYQWFNYYDFWKVDLS
- a CDS encoding class I SAM-dependent methyltransferase, with the translated sequence MNIQNPDTFSSLSFYKKEKLSAIDAKHEAQKIAFGPMVFQATKALRDLKILEAIDNSTDGLTLTEIASATQISAYGVRVLIEAGLGIGLLLWQDEKYVLTKTGFFILHDPMTRANMDFVNDINYQGFFHLTESIQAGKPIGLKHFGEQWSTIYQALSSLPLQAKESWFAFDHFYSDDSFSKVLPIVFSNTPSTLLDVGGNTGKWAQQCIEFNKDVQVTIADLPQQIAMAKEAINQHPDKDRVSFYPINILQPETTLPAGFDAIWMSQFLDCFSDEEITDIATKAHKALKEDGTLFIMETFWDRQKYPTSAFCLQQTSLYFTCMANGNSQMYRSDIFIACIEKAGFTIIEQTDNIGISHTLLQCRKK
- a CDS encoding 3-hydroxyacyl-ACP dehydratase, producing the protein MQKEITLPVSDITRFIPQQHPIVMIDELYESDGLTTVTKFLIKADGLFVEDNQLKEPGLIENIAQTAAAGMGYQFVKQGEPIPVGFIGAIKYLQITRLPKVGDIITTQVTVLDTVLDITLIKGEIQLNNIFIASCEMKIVLKK
- a CDS encoding thioesterase family protein, which produces MLSFETEVEVKFSEVDSLHIVWHGHYVRYFEDAREGFGKKYGLHYLEVYQKGFVMPIVKLNCDYKRPLVYGDIALVKITYVETEAAKVIFQYEIKKKDTQELIATGETIQVFLDTNRNLCITVPDFLADWKTYYQLK
- a CDS encoding beta-ketoacyl synthase N-terminal-like domain-containing protein — its product is MPAPVYIIGDNIITPLGTTTEENFEAISNGVSGIRRHTNNPIGDFYASVLDKGMFLPGESLTHLESLFIRSIQQACQSAGIDATDSDNLYIFSSTKGNIELLQKQANLSASIHLDQMAKAVTTHLRYAGTPLIVSNACISGVQAIGLAYTLLQQGKYKRAIVTGGDLFSFFVLAGFYSLQAISPFPCTPFDKKRAGISLGEGCGTIILTREPNPTSIQITTVASSNDANHISGPSRTGDGLALAIQSVLQTAGKEPKTIQFVNAHGTGTIYNDEMESLAFQRCGLAQIPVNSLKGYIGHTLGAAGIIETILTARSLQRNQLLTSAGFQETGTSVPLPVITENHTGNYTCALKTASGFGGGNAVLLLEKQVSS
- a CDS encoding phosphopantetheine-binding protein — its product is MNTLIEELKNDIIEQLNLQDMTPADIDENAPLFGEGLGLDSIDALELIVLLQKKYKTKVNNADEGKEVFKSVRSIAEFIQSKQTANS
- a CDS encoding beta-ketoacyl-[acyl-carrier-protein] synthase family protein — protein: MEVFVSGIGMVSAIGMNIPETLQSLYQSQSGIGAISILDTHLADTLSAGEIKYTDQQLKNQLNNTSSKRTYSRTTLLAIQAMQEATQMAELGSIERRQAALISATSIGGMDKGEIFYADFLKNPEKANYRYARVHDCGSITEELAELAGIQSYIATSSTACSSAANAIIHAIRLIQHGMYDIVIAGGTDALCNFTLNGFHSLMILSDEPCRPFDKNRKGLNLGEGAAFLVLESKRSLTKSGRKPLCQITGYANTCEAYHQTASAPDGSGAYSAMVQALQRSKLTPADISYINTHGTATPTNDLSEGRAIEKLFGENAPPFSSTKALTGHTLAAAGGLEAVLSILSINYGLIYPNLNFSDPMDELTIKPEVKLGSSQAIKHVLSNSFGFGGNNSSLVFSRC
- a CDS encoding beta-ketoacyl synthase chain length factor, whose product is MSKIYINGLSCISPQPTLDTRFLTGTIVDSTTPYLQCQEPVYKTILSPTGIRRMGRLQKMSLVTAIHCLKDAGIDMPDAIVTGTGLGCLEDSEQFLTSIIENTEHAPLSPTSFIQSTHNTVSSQIAIHLKCTGPNYTYSQRHFSFESALLDSILMIKDQSSTTILLHSADEMTPNIYEIIHRMNIWPAPIGEGVSSLLLSSQQSSHSYAAIEFIKLHYGKMDATSILHWIQDCLALHEITPDSIDVVIQGNYSVSLSSLIPDATYVQYKNYIGEYFTASAFAYWLGAYSIKNQQIPEHCIKTQGKETSVRTVLIYNQIDQKYHSLALLVQPESTQE
- a CDS encoding polysaccharide deacetylase family protein, coding for MLFRKVQLGYLIVLGCILGLSLFYDLRILWAGVVVSIFYVAVIIYGSFRMDAGLYAKAICKANHPSHIFTLSFDDGPDPIYTLQILDILEKYKARAIFFCIGHKIEKHPNILNEIKNKGHLIGNHSYSHTTRHGFLGVKAIESEIQQTESLIKKTTGHSNKLYRPPFGVTNPRIASVIKRYGLKLVGWNIRSFDTVAKDPMSIMQRIQNVQAGDIVLLHDTIAHTATVLDDFLKITTAKGLQADIIPELIHE